TAGTTCAAAGGGACTGAAGATCATGAACCTTGGTGAAGCTCAGAGTAGAGATGCTATACTGCCTGTTTTACcggaggatgatgatgatgctgtTGATCCACATCTAGAGCGTATCAAGAATGAGGCTGGTGGGGATGAGAGTGATGAGGAGGTAAGTTTATGGCAATTAATCTGTTGCCAGTTGTCGGTTGGAACACAATTCTCACGATTATCTATGCCTTTGGCTTCATTGCTTGCCTGCATTACCGAATTGCTCTAAGTTAGATCATTCTTCAGAAGCAGAAATGCATGCAATTACTTCCTATCCTTGTCATTCATCTTGTTGTTCTCTGATATTAATATTAAATTTATTGGCTACCTTTCCGTATGTGCTTTTAATTCTGCATGCTATGTAAGTTGGAGTCTCAATAGTGGCAGCAGATGGAAACTTAAAAATGCATAGGCAGATTTGATGTATCTTTCCGGTTAAATAACAACAAATATTTGGATATAGTTGTGGTTGGTTTTGTTCGCTTTTGGGTTTCCTGTTGTTACCTATTGTATTGGAGGAGGTAATGGTGCACAAATCTGATAATCCTTTGCAGGATGAAGATTTTGTTATTGACAAAGATGATGGAGGCTCTCCTACTGATGATTCTGGTGAAGGAGAATCAGATGGCAGTGATGGTGGAGATGAGGAGGTGACggatttcttcttttatttgtaTACTATGTACTCTTTCTTGTGGTGTTAGGGGTTGTGGGTTGTAAACTTCAGATTTTGTAATGGTGGTCACATGGTGTGCCATGTCTTCAGGTGCCCGCAAAGAAGAAAGTCAAAAAGGAGCCCTCTGCTTCAAAGTCATCTGTGAGTAGGAAAAAAGCCAAAGATGGTAATGATGATGttaaaaagaagaagcaaaagaagaaaaaggatcCAAATGCACCAAAAAGAGCTGTCAGTGCTTTCATGTTCTTCTCACAGGCAGAGAGGGAGGTGAGGATATCAAATGATTGGTTCACTATTTTGCTCCACTTTTCGTAGGACAGTTGCTAATGTTGGTTTTTGCTTTGCTTCTTTACTTGTATGCCGATGATGGAGGATTTGATTGCTCATCCTGTTTTTTCTGCAGAATGTGAAGAAAAATATTCCGGGAATATCATTCACAGAGGTTGGAAAGGTCCTTGGAGAAAGATGGAATAAGATGTCAGGTATGCATATTTCACACGAGTAGCCCTTGCTTGATGCTCTGATGCTCTGTGATCTAATTGTGCTGTTTGATTCGTAGCCGAGGAAAAAGCGCCTTATGAAGCAAAGGCTCGTGCAGACAAGAAAAGATACAGCGATGAGATCAGCGGCTACAAGAACCCACAGGCTGCGGTAAACATCGACTCTGGCAACGAATCTGACACTGCATAGGCCTAGATTGTGGTTCCTGAATTACAATTATTAGAATGCTCGATAGTGCCAAGTCTAGGAGATGATGATATGTTTTGCTCATGCTTTGGTAATTTAGTCAAAAGTCCTGTTAAAAGAGGAAGCTTGCCGTCTTGTGTCTATTGTATGACAAATGATACTTTGCATGGCTGTGCATTCATTTTTTCACCGCCTTGCCGAAGCAAGCTTAATGCGTATGGTTGTGTTCGTTGTCACATAAGCTCTCGATTAGTTAGGCATTTTGAGCGAGCTGCGACagaaaaattgaatttttgccGGCACATGTAAAAGGCTAAATGAGTTCCGTTCCAGAGATGATGGGAACTTTGGCTGCATCCAGAAACAAGACCAATAACCAATCTGCATATGCTGATTCCGTATATTGCAGCAAGCTATATGGTACACCAACTTAACTAAATGTGGGCCTGGATTTTCAGATTCCCATCTCCGACAATCAGTTCTCATTTGATGCCGGGGTGTGTGAATCGAAGGCCCTTTTCTGGAGGCTGGAGGGTTTTAACTAAAACAAACACTTCTGACATAAATCTCACATTTTTccttattaataaaaaaataacacTTCATACATCCGCGAAATTCTTAAACTTCCGGAGAAACTTATGAATGCAAACTTAAAATTTAGAACCACCGCATTTTGTAGGCTCAAGGGAACTACGCCGTATGAttccattttccagatttttgccTGGGCAAGATTTCGCATCAGCCGTGTACAAGaaagttatgatcaaaatttgCTCATTTAGTTCAAAGCTTTGTCCATTTGAAAAAATTTCCACAACTTAAAATTATATCTCGATTCATTGCAAGAATGCAATTGTAATGTGGGTTACATTTGCTGTTTGATGTGCGCTTCCTTTTTGAGTATTAGATTTTTCTtgttaaagcaataaaacaacATCCACTTTCCGCGTAAACGAAAAGAAGTTGGCACGAATGTAGACGCTGCTTTGCAAAAGGAGGGGAATTGcacattctttttttcttttttcgggGAATTGCCTGGTCAATCAAAAGAATGTACGTCTTCCAATTTCCAAGTTTACATTTGAATCACAAACTACAAATGGAATGCACCGCTTAGATTGATAGACATCTCATCTCATCAACCTGTAATCAGCATCGACAAAATGTTACGTACATCCACACCATTCTTTACAAATTTATCAaaccttttcaatcatttcccACTCCGCATTTTTAAGTTTAAATCTGGTACTCACccaattttgaatttcttttttccttttccaaaattcgaagacaaaactcttccagTTTGGTGTGTATTACATTGGCACCCGCACCCCCACAACCAAAAAGATAAAATGTTTTCTCATCAGAATCACAGCTTAAGCTTCATGAACTCCGAGATTCCATATTCAATTCTCGTTTCTAGCAGGCCCGTCCAATCACGCAACCAAGAAAACCTGAGAATCTTGTCAACGTGAAAACTTCCGTCCCCGGAGCTGCTTTGATCAATTCGAGAGCGGCGAATTGCCTAGCTCCGTCTGGATTTCCAGAGGGTACAAATCTAGCTCCATTCAAGAAAACATCTCCATCTGACACCCATGTCCATTTACTCCACAAGGCAACTGGAGCATCCCTATGCGTTACCTGTACCGCCGTTCCACGAATACACGATTGAAAAATTTGAGGAGAGGAACCTTGGCTTGCActtaaaaaaatacaaaagaagACAAAAAGAGTCGGCATGGGCTTTACctctttgaaaaattgtgaaagcGGAGGGGCGATGAAACGGTTACCCTGGCTTATAATTGTAGCGTCATGGCTTCCACCAATTGCATACATTTCCCAATGGGTGTAGTCATTGTTAACTAGATGGAAGAATCCCGATCGGCACCTTGGCATTCTCTGTACCAGTCTCTTGCCAAAATGGTTGAATGCAACTGTGATCTGCATGTTCTTATCCACCTCGGTGACGTCGCTGGCACCGAATAGCAACACCTGCACATGCATTGATTAATTTGGTAGCTAGTTGTCTATTCAATGTCACTCTTTGCTTGGGTGAAAATTTTTGCCTACTCTTTGTTAAAGTTAAACCACTCTCGCAATCAAAATCAAGGACGAGAGAGTGGTGGTTAGGAAGAACGAAATTGAGAATGTCACATGATAAGTAGTACTAATATTTGACATTTTCGAAGGAAGACAATGCTTGTCAAATGTTCTAGCTATGAAAATTGTGGGCCTAACCAAATGTTCTAGATTAGTCGGATTGATGGGGGGAGGGAGTAGTTATTAGAAGTAGAAGATTTACTTCTAGTAATTACCTTGTCGTGATCAGTAAAGTGGCAATTCGAGATGGTGATTGCAGTCGAAGCCTGGACGGCGTCGATGAGGCCATCAGAACATTTAGACATGGAGAGATGATCAAGCCAAACATCCCTAGCTCCAAAGATGCTAATTCCATCGCCTTCATTAGCAGTCCTTAAGCCAACATGATCCACGGAGTCCCTGATCATGCCCCCGGATGTTGTTTTGACATCGTGGATATGAAGATTATGAATGATGATATTCCGCACAAATTGGATGGTGAAACCAGCGCCATAAGCAATGTGGACATTGACACCGCGCCCGTCGATTGTTTTGTGACTCTGCATGATCAATTCCTGAGAAAGGGTAATTGTCATGCTTCGAGCAAATATGATCCACAGTGGCCCTTTCTGGATCACAGCATGCCTGAGGGTGCCTGGTCTTGGCTCAGCCACATTATCGTCCGAGGGATCAGTAACCACGTAGATTGGGCCACCTTGGCCACCCTTGGCAGCGCGGCCGAAACCTTGGGCACAATCTGCCAGCCGCTGCCTGTTATTAGCCCAGTTGGGGTCGCATCTCCAGCATTTGTCAATCACGTTGGTGGCCATGCATGGCCCTCTGTATCTCCTTCCCCTGAGCTCTCTTCTGATGGTGGCATTCAATGGCATCAAGTCATGAAACCGGTGTAAAGCCCTGCAAACATGTGTATGTATCAGGCACCGTACGTATCAGTGATCAATTGGCATGCATGATTGTAAGTATGTACACATACTGCAATTATTGTCGAGGGTCCGCGGGCTagttaaaagaaaagaaatgatatGATGCATATATAGTACTGCACGAAAGGAGAAAAGAATAGAAAATCACCCTTCATCACGTACAAATACATTTGCTGTAGTCAGTGCGGGAACAACTGAAGCCAAACCGAAGAAGAGGAGAAAAAAGCAATTGGTGAGTTCAGATGACCCCATGATCTTTTGTGAGCACGAAATCTTGGGAGAATTGGTTAGTCTGTTTGAGATAGATCGAAGAAGCCTATGTCAAATAAATATGTGTGTGTCCTAGATTGTGCATAAACGTGGTGGCAATGGTCTAGGGCCGAAACCCTTTGTGCTCTGGGATCAGAGCTGTATAGACCAGCCTGAAGGATCAAACTCGCCTGGATTATATGCATTCAGAGAATTCCCTTTATAAACAAGATTGGTGCTTAATATGGTGCCTTAACTACTCGAAAGTTGGTTCAACCACAGATTCTAGAAAACTGAGGAGCGTGAAACATGGTCAGCCAATCCTAGGTCGCTCCTCTCATCACTTGAGAGTGCTTTTttcgccttttttttttgtgtgtgtgtgtctgttttcttcttttattttcttttcttgttgatgTACATAACAAAAAGACGCCAAAAATGCTGTTACCGCTAAGTATTGTACTACTACCGGTAAATAGTTTTCAACTTTCAACGGTCATCAACGGTGAGGGTTAAGTTGCGTCAGATTCATTCCCTTAGATTAGAAGGAGAGATTCTGCGGGGAAAGCTCCCCACTTTCCGAGGTTTTGGGAGTGCCTCAACTCCTTGTTTGCAATTTTTCTTTCGGGGTCAGAAGGATTAATGCCTCAACTTAATTACAAAATGTAAAGCATGAAGCTCCTGAAAAATTCCTTTTGTATTGTTatgggaaaatcgttcaaaaagTCCCTCgcattttacaaaataatatttttcgtccctcacttttaaaagtgtaattttacatctcttacaaattcacattaatCAAATTTTGTTCCTATCTAAATTTCTGACTAATTTTTGGTCAGAATCCACCATATGCCTTGTatgtaattattttttaaaagcaaaattgtcgaatcaaattttacataattcgattcatagtccctcacatttcacaaaatgaattttttcatcacTCATTGACCATGTATgcgaataattttttttaaattcatgtatatatctatttgatttcatctgaAGAGTAAGAATAGTATGTAATATATAATCACTTGATATATTATATGCTATTCATACTGTTTAGGTgcaatcaaatagatatatacatgggtttaaaaaaattattagtttttcactcatattcatttctttttactcgaaaattgaaaacaaaaaagacaTTTAATCTTAAACATTATcgagtgtttatatcgaattaaatttggacagaacaaaataaacaaagaaaaagaatgataaaaagaaataagtgattgacactttcaaattttaaaataatcacAAGACAACTAATTTAACTATTGGTCTTAAAGTGGCGAATagaaattttagatttaaacctatgttttcagaaccggactgGGTATCGACTCGGTCGAgctcaggggtcaatgggttcaatCGGATTCGATCGGGATTGAACcggatgatgtcataaataaaaattatttaaaaattaaaatattgtatgtaaaatacctaataacatgttaatattaataaaggtatattcatatatatttaatgtttcaaatatatttaacaagaaaatacaaaaaaatagaacaatcaagtaacaatttatattatttaatgagtATTAAcgagtttagaattaaaattatggactttatttaaaaataacaccaaattttaagacaacatttataaagtataaaatatttgagatatattaataatttttaataacCTAAGGGTCAAAACAtactattaaaaatattttgacctttcaaaaaaaagtaaaaaaaaaaaatctatatacATGCATTGAGAGGTGGGAGCAAGAAGCTATGGATATTGTATGAACACGTGCGAGCGAGTTGTGGCCAGGAGTTGTGGCCAGGGATGTAGCAGCATTGTAGCAATAATCAACTGTGCATACATGTCCCACACTCCACTACAAAAATCGTGTGTTGCGTTTTGGGATTTTGGCTGGGCATATGGAGCCAAGAGGAGCGGGACCCGCTCTTTCCTTTCCTTGCGTGAGATGCATGGTGGAATCCCGGTTCTTATTTTTCTGGTCAAACCGGGTCAAAACCCGGtttgaccaaatttttgattttccGATTTTTAGAGTTAACTTGGACCGGACAAATGACTTATTCTCGGTTCGAttggccggtccggtccgagtttaaaaacagagATTTAAACTATAATTTATTAGCACAATTATAGAATTCGAATTAGAATccattaattagatgaccttattatacaactcaataaataaattattaccaaaagagaaaggtcacaaatattgaataagTTCACATGGTGTAAtcatatagatatatatatatatatatatttggatttaaaataaaattgttaattttaaacacttgtatatatctattgaatagcatatGTATAACTACGATTTGCTattttaggtgaaatcaaatagaaatatattacaTCCTATTCGTActgtttagatgaaatcaaataaatatttacatgagtttaaagaaaaaaaaactattcatacatatgatcaatgagggacgaaaaaatccattttgaaaaatgtaagagatgaaaaaattcattttgtgaaatgtgagggtcgaaacaattcattttgtaaaatgttagagatgaaaaaattcattttgtgaaatgtgagaaaCTATGAAtcaaattatgtaaaatttgatttgacaaatttatccttaaaaaatgatcacatgcaaggtACGTGGAGAATTCCGacaaaaactagtcggaaatctaagtagggactaaatttgatcAATGCGAATTTGTAAGGaatataaaattacacttttaaaaatgaCGGATGAAAAAAGTTATCTTGCAAAATGTGAGaaacgttttgaacgattttccctaacTCTTTATATGACAAGGTATATTCCCAATATACTATTATGAATATGATACAGCTTCTAtttattcttcttcttattttttttttaactaataaATTTGTTCAAAGCTAATTACTCGTTTAGCGTTAAGTTCCATTTTTTGGACAATCAATTAGAAGATATATGATCTCATCATTTAATCTATCAATCGATTAGTTTTAGAACTTCAAAGTAGCACAGTACCTTGTGAGTtgtatttcattttcatttttgtgatttttgatattttaaccTCTTCTTTTACGTGGACGTCTTTGTCATTTCAGATTTTGAGTGCACTCATCTAAAAAATCGAAATTTTCGTACTCTCAAAGCCTCAAAGGAAGCTTTTGGCATATCCTAAATTACATTGCCGCCTAAAACTTTCGGAGCAATTAGAAAATAATCACCTTAAGCTTTTGTAGTATGCTTTCATCTTCTGTTAAGTAGACATTCATGACAATGATTTAAAAATGAGGTCAAATAAGCTATAGATAGAATTGGACCATGATGAAATGAATGCGCGAGCCATACCTTCAACAATCTGAGTAATGTAGAGTACTAATTTGATTGTTAAGTAAAACTTGATTGATGTTCATGATAGTGATTCAAAATATAAATCAAAAAAGATTTTAGACATTATATAGCTAGGTGCATAGTGAATTCCACCATTATATATTGCATGTAATTaagaaggaatttttttttttttttttttttttttttgtcgttgGTTATATGGAGGCCTTAAAAAGGCTTAAAATCTAGGGGTGGTGATTCTCCCAAACTCCTGCATGCAAAACAAGAATTTTAATTTAACTCAAGATGAATGGTTTGTAATATAGTCATGCCAACTTTATTAATTTCCTTCGTAACATAGTGATGTATCATGCATGCTTATAACCCGGCCATTATGATAAATTTTATCCGCGGCGACTTGACAGGTTATGATGATTTCTATTGCTTCTCTTAGAACTAAAAATTTTAGTACTGGCTTGAATCACCATCAGGCTTGTGTAGGAGAAGGTATCAGATTTTTAAACACATTTACCATTACTGCACTCAGATTTAGAGTTAGACAGAAAGTTCGTAGGCAACAATATGATTGCCATAAATTGAAACTTCCCAAGCCAAGTACACACACCATTTTTCCGGGATATAtatgcttatgattgtttttcATTAGTGCCTGGATGACAATATCAGGCGGCCAAATTTTAAACTGATAATAATGTTTGAAAAGTTTTAACATAATTTCCTGCTGCATCTGcttgaacccaaaaaaaaaaaagaagatgtgAACACTTGCAAAATATAagccctttttttctttttcatctctCTTTTTCGTTCAATGTTATTCACatctaaagaaaaataaaaggcattCTCGTACAAAAATCGAAACTGAATCCCCCTACAGTACAGTACATGTCCAAATtaataacccaaaaaaaaaagaaaagtgctAAACCGACTGGACTTGGCATTTCTTTTCATTATAATTTTAAACCCATcgaaaagcaaagaaaagaaaattagcttgTGTCAATGTTTTCCCCGATCGATCAATGTCTCCTCAAAAAATAAGTTACATGAGATATGGctttttattgattttgggTTCTGTTTATTGAATGGCTGAAGCTGTCTCGGCAACGCACGGGGATTAGTTATTACTAGCACGGGCTTCCAGGTCTGCACAAAAGGGCACCAGCAAACCTCGTTATCCAAGTCACCTGTGAACTATCCGCAGGAGCTATGCCGTCGAAAATTTCAGGATGCTTCTTGGTAAAATCTGGATCTCCAGATTGAACAAAGAATGCTCCGTTCATGAAAAGATCTCCCTCTGATCTCCACGTCCACTGCTTCCATCTCGCTTCCTCCGCATAATCCCTCTTTGTCACCTGTTGATTTCAGTCCCACGAGGAGGTCAGTCGTactactttaaaaaaaaaaaaggagtctTTCCAACCCAAAATTAACCGTTCTTCTTACCTCCTTCTTGAAGATGTCGGGAGGAGCAATGAAGCGGTTACCCTGGCTGATGATAATGGGATGTTGGCTACCACCAATGGCATACATTTCCCAGTGAGTATAATCGTTGTTGACGACGTGAATGAATCCCCATCGGCACCTAGGCATTCTTTGAATCAACCTCTTACCAAAATGGTTAAAAGCAACAGTGATTTGCATGACAGCATCTTTGGATTGACTGTCGCTGGCACCGAAGAGCATCACCTCATTGTGATCGGTGAAGTGAGAGTTTGAGATGGTGATGGCGGTGGATGCCTCGACGGCATCAATGAGGCCGTCGTAGCACTTCCACATGGACACGTGATCAATCCAAACGTTGCTGGATCCGAAGATGGAAATCCCATCTCCGTCGCTCATGGTCCTAATCCCGAAATGATCGACCGAGTCCCTGACGAGGCCACCGGAGCCCTGATGGATATCGTGGACGTGGAGACCGTGGATGATGACGTTCTTAACGAACTGAATGGTGATTCCAGCGCCGTAAGCAATGTGGACGTTCACCCCACGAGCATCAATGGTCTTGTCGCCCTGCATGATCAGCTCCTGCGTGAGCCTGATTACCATGTCGCGTTGGAATATGATCCAAAGTGGCTCCTTTTGGATCACTGCATGGCGAAGGGTTCCGGGTTTCGGTGCCAGAATGCTGTCATCGGAAGAGTCTGTGACGACGTAGAATGCACCATTCTTTCCCCCGGTGGTGCCGCGGCCAAAACCCACCACACAATCTGCCAGCCTCTTTCTGTTGTCGGCCCAATTTGGCTGGCATCTCCAGCACCTGTCGATTGGGTTGGTAGCCAAGCAGCCTCCTCCCCACGTTTTCCCTCTCAGTTCCCTCCTCGTGTTGTTCTTCTCGCTCAAGAATTCTTTTACAGCGCTGCACCAcattcaaacccaaaaaaaaaaaaaaatcaaaatcaaaatcaactCTTTCTGTTCTTTTAAAGAAAGAATCCGCTTGGAGTACGTAATGCTGGAAAacgtttataatttatacatttacaaAACGTTATGTATGGCAGTATGGGGGCAAGTTCAGCTTTGTTAATTTGTCATCCTGTGCTGCTGTTTTTCCGGGCATTTCGTCTCTTGCTTGGTACTACACTCCATGCACCTACGCTAGATTCTTCAGACATATAATTACGTTTCacaaaatatattattaatatataGTATTATGAGTCTTGCCTTTCCAAATCTTCGTCTAATCATTATCAGATCAATCCACTTTAATCTTTAGCAGTACAACGTTAAAGCAACGATGATGTTTTCCGAAAACATATTCACGATACTTACTCGGAAGCTTGCTTATTGAAGGCCCCAATAACGGTGTGGGGATTAGCCTCATAAGCCTTGAGCGTGTGGTTCCAGGCTTCCTCTGCTCGGATTCGCCAGTACTCCTCTTCCGCACTGCCACTGCCTTGAGCCGTGATCAGGGTTGGCACCACCACTATTGTAAAAGCACACAGGAACACACAAACCAACTTGGAAACCGGTTCGCCCATCTCGGCTGCCTGctgcccttttctttttttttcctttttttttttcgggccTTAATGTTTCTGAATATGGGTCGAACCCTCCCTTTGATTCCTCGGGTTCggaccctttttctttttgtagcGGATGCAAATGCTTGCAAAACAGCTACTTACCTTGAAATACACCCTCTCATAACTTCAACAAAACTGGTTTAAATAACGGCAATACTTCCCCCTCCCCCCACAAGATAGACAAACGCCTTTTGAGCGACAGATGGGGAGAACCACTTCTTCCAACGGTCACAACTTACATTTGTCTCGCCCGCTTGAATATTTCAATGTTTTGTATTACTTACACAGACATGATCCTACCTCAATT
This portion of the Coffea eugenioides isolate CCC68of chromosome 11, Ceug_1.0, whole genome shotgun sequence genome encodes:
- the LOC113752799 gene encoding pectate lyase-like — protein: MGSSELTNCFFLLFFGLASVVPALTTANVFVRDEGALHRFHDLMPLNATIRRELRGRRYRGPCMATNVIDKCWRCDPNWANNRQRLADCAQGFGRAAKGGQGGPIYVVTDPSDDNVAEPRPGTLRHAVIQKGPLWIIFARSMTITLSQELIMQSHKTIDGRGVNVHIAYGAGFTIQFVRNIIIHNLHIHDVKTTSGGMIRDSVDHVGLRTANEGDGISIFGARDVWLDHLSMSKCSDGLIDAVQASTAITISNCHFTDHDKVLLFGASDVTEVDKNMQITVAFNHFGKRLVQRMPRCRSGFFHLVNNDYTHWEMYAIGGSHDATIISQGNRFIAPPLSQFFKEVTHRDAPVALWSKWTWVSDGDVFLNGARFVPSGNPDGARQFAALELIKAAPGTEVFTLTRFSGFLGCVIGRAC
- the LOC113752800 gene encoding probable pectate lyase P59, whose protein sequence is MGEPVSKLVCVFLCAFTIVVVPTLITAQGSGSAEEEYWRIRAEEAWNHTLKAYEANPHTVIGAFNKQASDAVKEFLSEKNNTRRELRGKTWGGGCLATNPIDRCWRCQPNWADNRKRLADCVVGFGRGTTGGKNGAFYVVTDSSDDSILAPKPGTLRHAVIQKEPLWIIFQRDMVIRLTQELIMQGDKTIDARGVNVHIAYGAGITIQFVKNVIIHGLHVHDIHQGSGGLVRDSVDHFGIRTMSDGDGISIFGSSNVWIDHVSMWKCYDGLIDAVEASTAITISNSHFTDHNEVMLFGASDSQSKDAVMQITVAFNHFGKRLIQRMPRCRWGFIHVVNNDYTHWEMYAIGGSQHPIIISQGNRFIAPPDIFKKEVTKRDYAEEARWKQWTWRSEGDLFMNGAFFVQSGDPDFTKKHPEIFDGIAPADSSQVTWITRFAGALLCRPGSPC